One genomic window of Solanum dulcamara chromosome 10, daSolDulc1.2, whole genome shotgun sequence includes the following:
- the LOC129870388 gene encoding uncharacterized protein LOC129870388: MENNMSRKKRVRVDSDDSEYNSPEVKKLRENLLEDLTDDEFCTTSHDFDSFMKSFEEEITASPAKATETEIVDLTVDSDESQPELGYLLEASDDELGLPPPAAKAVESETEIELMGSELWEVEERIPNYDSFELGMADLVDYEDSVCEYVALDGLFDHSDLGFGSPDFLWRPETLPAN, translated from the coding sequence ATGGAAAATAATATGAGTAGAAAGAAGCGAGTCCGAGTTGACTCGGACGACTCAGAATATAACTCACCGGAAGTGAAGAAACTCAGGGAGAACCTCTTAGAAGATCTCACCGACGACGAGTTTTGCACCACGAGTCACGATTTCGATTCGTTCATGAAGAGCTTCGAAGAAGAAATCACAGCTTCGCCGGCGAAGGCGACGGAGACGGAAATAGTGGATTTGACGGTGGATTCCGATGAGTCTCAGCCGGAGTTAGGCTATCTTCTGGAGGCGTCGGATGATGAGCTTGGACTTCCTCCGCCGGCGGCGAAGGCGGTGGAAAGTGAGACGGAGATTGAGTTGATGGGAAGTGAGTTATGGGAAGTGGAAGAGAGAATTCCGAATTACGATTCGTTCGAATTGGGAATGGCTGATTTGGTGGATTATGAGGATAGTGTTTGTGAATACGTAGCGCTAGATGGATTATTTGATCATTCGGATCTTGGTTTCGGGTCACCCGATTTTCTATGGAGACCCGAGACGTTACCGGCAAACTAG